The Microbacterium foliorum genome has a window encoding:
- a CDS encoding DUF1684 domain-containing protein, which yields MSELEEHTQWQADRRASVTSATGNLALIETRWTGELPDLEAERRSVRETVTVTPIERTNIETGAAEHGLRLWDADAPAIRAFDRIDTYEYDPAWVLEGHFTPVSGERRVSFEHIRDNGGTRDLVVPGDIRVELDGHRYDLAAFDDGGTLLLVFGDETNGSETYGSGRFLFVQLRDDEGTVVLDFNRAFVPPCGFSAQYNCPLPPASNRFPLPIRAGEKNVVFRDGFDIYTA from the coding sequence ATGTCCGAACTCGAAGAACACACCCAGTGGCAGGCCGACCGCCGTGCCTCCGTCACCTCGGCGACCGGCAACCTCGCTCTGATCGAGACCCGGTGGACCGGCGAGCTGCCCGACCTCGAGGCCGAGCGCCGGTCGGTGCGCGAGACCGTCACCGTGACCCCGATCGAGCGCACCAACATCGAGACCGGTGCCGCCGAGCACGGGTTGCGCCTCTGGGATGCCGACGCACCCGCGATCCGCGCCTTCGACCGCATCGACACCTACGAGTACGACCCCGCCTGGGTGCTCGAGGGCCATTTCACGCCCGTCTCGGGTGAGCGTCGGGTGTCATTCGAGCACATCCGCGACAACGGAGGCACCCGCGATCTCGTCGTGCCGGGCGACATCCGCGTCGAGCTCGACGGTCACCGTTACGACCTCGCCGCCTTCGACGACGGCGGCACGCTGCTGCTGGTCTTCGGCGACGAGACCAACGGATCCGAGACATACGGCTCCGGGCGCTTCCTGTTCGTGCAGCTGCGCGACGACGAGGGCACCGTCGTACTCGACTTCAACCGGGCCTTCGTGCCTCCGTGCGGATTCAGCGCCCAGTACAACTGCCCGCTGCCGCCGGCATCCAACCGCTTCCCCCTGCCGATCCGCGCAGGAGAGAAGAACGTCGTCTTCCGCGACGGCTTCGACATCTACACGGCGTGA
- a CDS encoding ABC transporter substrate-binding protein → MRRTRILGALGAVATLALVAGCASGAADDTASEDASIFIGSLYEPTNLSNTQGGGQGVTEALTGNVYEGLYRLTDDGEVEPLLAEDAQVSDDGLTYTITLRDDVSFHSGDPLTSADVKSSIEAVTAEDSVSARKSSFTTIADIATPDDRTVVVTLSQRSISFLYNLSYVWIVNDEAGDITGTEDGTGPYTLDEWKKGSTLTLARWDDYWGEPATNGEVVYTYFTDATAENNALLTGEIDVITSVQSPDSLAQFDNDDYVISEGTSTTKELLAFNDRVAPFDNALVRKAIYSAIDTKKLLGSIWGDYGTLIGSMVPPTDPWYEDLTAVNPYDVDLSKDLLAQAGYADGFTFTLDTPSYDPHPAVAEFLQSQLAEVGITVEINTISADEWYTKVFKEQDFEATLQEHVNDRDVVWYGNPDFYWGYDDAEVQQWVSAAEQAATTDEQTALLKQVNEKIAEDAASVWLYLYPQIVVASSDLSGYPVNGLNSQFFAYDIVKS, encoded by the coding sequence ATGAGAAGAACCCGCATCCTCGGCGCGCTCGGCGCCGTCGCCACGCTCGCCCTCGTGGCCGGCTGCGCGTCGGGGGCCGCCGACGATACCGCGAGCGAAGACGCCTCCATCTTCATCGGGTCGCTGTACGAGCCCACCAACCTCAGCAACACCCAGGGCGGCGGCCAGGGTGTGACCGAGGCGCTGACCGGCAACGTCTACGAGGGCCTCTACCGTCTGACCGACGACGGCGAAGTCGAGCCTCTGCTCGCCGAAGACGCCCAGGTGTCCGACGACGGCCTCACCTACACGATCACGCTGCGTGACGACGTGAGCTTCCACTCCGGTGATCCGCTGACCTCCGCCGACGTGAAGTCGAGCATCGAGGCGGTCACCGCCGAGGACTCGGTCTCGGCCCGCAAGTCGAGCTTCACGACCATCGCCGACATCGCGACGCCCGACGACCGGACGGTCGTCGTCACGCTGTCGCAGCGGTCGATCTCGTTCCTCTACAACCTCAGCTACGTCTGGATCGTCAACGACGAGGCCGGCGACATCACCGGCACGGAGGACGGCACGGGTCCCTACACGCTCGACGAGTGGAAGAAGGGTTCGACCCTCACGCTCGCGCGCTGGGACGACTACTGGGGCGAGCCGGCCACGAACGGAGAGGTGGTCTACACCTACTTCACCGACGCCACCGCCGAGAACAACGCCCTGCTCACCGGCGAGATCGACGTGATCACGAGCGTGCAGAGCCCCGACTCGCTCGCCCAGTTCGACAATGACGACTACGTGATCAGCGAGGGCACGTCGACCACGAAGGAGCTGCTCGCGTTCAACGACCGCGTCGCCCCCTTCGACAACGCCCTCGTGCGCAAGGCGATCTACTCCGCCATCGACACGAAGAAGCTCCTCGGGTCGATCTGGGGCGACTACGGCACGCTGATCGGATCGATGGTCCCGCCGACCGACCCCTGGTACGAGGACCTCACGGCGGTGAACCCGTACGACGTCGACCTCTCGAAGGATCTGCTCGCACAGGCCGGCTACGCCGACGGCTTCACGTTCACGCTCGACACCCCGAGCTACGACCCGCACCCCGCCGTCGCGGAGTTCCTGCAGTCGCAGCTCGCCGAGGTCGGCATCACGGTCGAGATCAACACGATCAGCGCCGACGAGTGGTACACCAAGGTGTTCAAAGAGCAGGACTTCGAGGCCACTCTGCAGGAGCACGTGAACGACCGCGATGTGGTCTGGTACGGCAACCCCGACTTCTACTGGGGCTACGACGACGCCGAGGTGCAGCAGTGGGTCTCGGCGGCCGAGCAGGCCGCCACGACCGACGAGCAGACGGCGCTGCTGAAGCAGGTCAACGAGAAGATCGCCGAGGATGCGGCGAGCGTATGGTTGTACCTCTACCCGCAGATCGTGGTCGCCTCGAGCGACCTCAGCGGATACCCGGTCAACGGCCTGAACTCGCAGTTCTTCGCCTACGACATCGTCAAGTCCTGA
- a CDS encoding ABC transporter permease: MLTYLLRRLAFLVVSLIVAMIAIFVLLRLLPGDPANALLSVDATPEQIAAARAQVGSDQPLLQQFATWAGQLLRFDLGESFLSSRPVGPDIAARLAVTVPLTLIAFGLALLVSLVIGIVAAVKSDRWYGVALSGFAQLGVAVPVFWVGVVLVWVFALGLGVLPSGGFPRDDWEDPADALRSLALPVITIVIVMSASLSRYVRSATLDVLGSDYLRTARAGGSAMSEALLRHGVRNGAVPVVAILGIELSTTLLGAVVVESVFTLPGLGSLLLSAIQQHDFQVIQGVLVVSTLFVLLVGFAADIVQRLIDPRLRTSVSGNR; the protein is encoded by the coding sequence ATGCTCACCTACCTGCTCCGTCGCCTCGCCTTCCTGGTGGTGTCGCTGATCGTCGCGATGATCGCCATCTTCGTGCTGCTGCGGCTGCTGCCCGGCGATCCGGCGAACGCCCTGCTCTCCGTCGATGCGACCCCCGAGCAGATCGCCGCCGCACGGGCGCAGGTCGGCTCGGATCAGCCCCTGCTGCAGCAGTTCGCGACCTGGGCGGGCCAGCTGCTGCGTTTCGACCTCGGTGAGTCCTTCCTCAGCTCTCGGCCCGTCGGGCCCGACATCGCGGCACGTCTCGCCGTGACCGTCCCGCTGACGCTCATCGCGTTCGGCCTCGCCCTGCTCGTGTCGCTGGTGATCGGCATCGTCGCGGCTGTGAAGTCGGACCGCTGGTACGGCGTGGCGCTCTCGGGGTTCGCGCAGCTGGGAGTCGCCGTGCCCGTGTTCTGGGTCGGCGTCGTCCTGGTCTGGGTCTTCGCACTCGGTCTCGGGGTGCTGCCCTCGGGAGGGTTCCCCCGCGACGACTGGGAGGATCCCGCCGACGCGCTGCGGTCGCTCGCCCTTCCCGTGATCACCATCGTGATCGTGATGAGCGCGTCGCTCAGCCGCTACGTCCGCTCGGCGACGCTCGACGTGCTCGGCAGCGACTACCTCCGCACCGCCCGCGCCGGCGGGTCGGCCATGTCCGAGGCGCTGCTGCGTCACGGCGTGCGCAACGGCGCGGTGCCCGTCGTCGCGATCCTCGGCATCGAGCTGTCGACGACACTGCTCGGAGCGGTGGTCGTCGAGAGCGTGTTCACCCTTCCCGGTCTGGGGAGTCTGCTGCTGTCGGCCATCCAGCAGCACGACTTCCAGGTCATCCAGGGCGTGCTCGTCGTGAGCACCCTGTTCGTGCTGCTGGTCGGCTTCGCGGCCGACATCGTGCAGCGCCTCATCGATCCGCGTCTGCGCACGAGCGTCTCGGGCAACCGATGA
- a CDS encoding GntR family transcriptional regulator, with product MDTFSVAKLVAGRPLGEQLFHVLAGAIVSGELAEGERINDESIARHFQVSRMPVREALQRLDRLGLVQIMPSRRTVVTVVTEQSIREALSYAGYEAGVAVHAGLPRCSPDERIEAEALVRAVVDALDEPARASRARRDLYAYFSERAGNELRHAHMIDMEYVFERTLRDLVPSVENLGEVTRAYADLGRAILDGDHIEAERLARALHGIGSIGIGRAAD from the coding sequence GTGGACACATTCTCGGTCGCGAAGCTCGTCGCGGGGCGCCCCCTGGGGGAGCAGCTCTTTCACGTGCTGGCCGGGGCGATCGTCTCGGGCGAACTCGCCGAGGGGGAGCGGATCAACGACGAGAGCATCGCCCGGCACTTCCAGGTCTCGCGGATGCCGGTGCGCGAGGCCTTGCAGCGGCTGGACAGGCTGGGCCTCGTGCAGATCATGCCGAGCAGGCGCACCGTCGTCACCGTCGTCACCGAGCAGTCGATCAGAGAGGCTCTCTCCTACGCGGGCTACGAGGCCGGTGTCGCCGTACACGCCGGACTTCCGCGATGCAGTCCTGACGAGCGGATCGAGGCCGAGGCGCTGGTGCGCGCCGTGGTGGATGCGCTGGACGAGCCCGCTCGGGCCTCGAGGGCACGGCGAGACCTGTACGCCTACTTCTCGGAGCGTGCGGGCAACGAGCTCCGGCACGCCCACATGATCGACATGGAGTACGTCTTCGAACGCACCCTGCGTGATCTGGTGCCGTCCGTCGAGAACCTCGGCGAGGTCACGCGCGCATACGCGGACCTCGGTCGCGCGATCCTCGACGGCGACCACATCGAGGCCGAGCGACTGGCGCGCGCACTGCACGGGATCGGCAGCATCGGCATCGGCCGCGCCGCGGACTGA
- a CDS encoding ABC transporter substrate-binding protein, protein MSSRRSTSVIAIGAVALLALAGCSGGNSANTGGDSAGSDSLVIDTAFSIETTDPGHTYDPTGNMIAKALYETLVDFEGSDVSTPVPGLASWEQNDEATEFTFTLEGDRVFSDGSPIEAKDVVFTLQRIQGMTEAKPNFLLGGLTITEVDDKTISITSETPLLQLPAILANPALGIVNSDVVIENGGTTDGSDTAQEFLDGTSAGSGPFVLDTLDLSSQVVLTKSDEYDGDEEAAYGRVVVRNVSESATQLANLKGGDSMVAMDLNGDQVSGLGDGLNVESVPSGQTIFLLLNQSEAVAGDLANVKIAEAIRYALDYDALLELAGAGAVQATGVIPPGFEGALDSGVEQDLDKSKAALAEAGYTGQTLKLQFPNDYPVGGVEFTPLAERVQAQLKDAGITVELAPAPFATELDAYVNGTEGFGLWFWGPDYADSANFLPFAPGLKVGLRAGWAAEANPEIAGIAAGAAAAADETQRSDAFTSFAEAMQADGPFVPLIVPGRNIATADAVTGAVYNSVWEMDIAEITPAG, encoded by the coding sequence ATGTCGTCACGTCGCAGCACGTCCGTCATCGCGATCGGAGCTGTCGCGCTCCTCGCTCTCGCAGGTTGCTCCGGTGGCAACTCGGCGAACACCGGGGGCGACTCCGCAGGCTCCGACTCGCTCGTCATCGACACCGCGTTCTCGATCGAGACGACCGACCCCGGCCACACCTACGACCCGACCGGCAACATGATCGCGAAGGCGCTCTACGAGACCCTCGTCGACTTCGAGGGCTCCGACGTGTCGACCCCCGTTCCCGGACTCGCCTCGTGGGAGCAGAACGACGAGGCGACCGAGTTCACGTTCACGCTCGAGGGCGACCGGGTCTTCTCCGACGGCTCGCCGATCGAGGCCAAGGACGTCGTCTTCACCCTGCAGCGCATCCAGGGCATGACCGAGGCCAAGCCCAACTTCCTCCTCGGCGGACTGACGATCACCGAGGTCGACGACAAGACGATCTCGATCACCTCCGAGACGCCGCTGCTGCAGTTGCCGGCGATCCTCGCGAACCCGGCGCTGGGCATCGTGAACTCCGACGTCGTGATCGAGAACGGCGGAACGACCGACGGCTCCGACACCGCGCAGGAGTTCCTCGACGGCACGTCGGCCGGTTCCGGTCCGTTCGTGCTCGACACCCTCGACCTCTCGTCGCAGGTCGTGCTGACCAAGAGCGACGAGTACGACGGCGACGAGGAGGCCGCATACGGCCGCGTCGTCGTGCGCAACGTCTCGGAGAGCGCCACGCAGCTCGCGAACCTCAAGGGCGGCGACTCGATGGTCGCGATGGACCTGAACGGCGACCAGGTCTCGGGCCTCGGCGACGGACTGAACGTCGAGTCGGTGCCCTCCGGCCAGACCATCTTCCTGCTGCTGAACCAGTCCGAGGCCGTCGCGGGTGACCTCGCCAACGTGAAGATCGCCGAGGCGATCCGCTACGCCCTCGACTACGACGCGCTGCTCGAGCTCGCGGGTGCGGGCGCCGTGCAGGCGACCGGAGTCATCCCTCCCGGATTCGAGGGCGCACTCGACAGCGGCGTGGAGCAGGACCTCGACAAGTCCAAGGCCGCTCTGGCGGAGGCCGGCTACACCGGCCAGACCCTGAAGCTGCAGTTCCCGAACGACTACCCCGTCGGAGGTGTGGAGTTCACCCCGCTCGCCGAGCGCGTCCAGGCGCAGCTGAAGGATGCCGGCATCACGGTCGAGCTCGCTCCGGCGCCGTTCGCCACCGAGCTCGACGCCTACGTCAACGGCACCGAGGGCTTCGGTCTCTGGTTCTGGGGTCCCGACTACGCCGACTCCGCGAACTTCCTCCCGTTCGCTCCGGGCCTGAAGGTCGGACTGCGCGCAGGATGGGCCGCCGAGGCGAACCCCGAGATCGCGGGCATCGCTGCCGGGGCCGCCGCAGCGGCCGACGAGACCCAGCGCAGCGACGCCTTCACCTCGTTCGCCGAGGCGATGCAGGCCGACGGCCCCTTCGTTCCGCTGATCGTCCCGGGTCGCAACATCGCCACGGCTGACGCCGTCACCGGCGCCGTGTACAACTCGGTGTGGGAGATGGACATCGCCGAGATCACGCCTGCCGGCTGA
- a CDS encoding ABC transporter ATP-binding protein yields MSLLELRGAGFAYGSRRVLDDVSLHLDEGDSLGLVGESGAGKSTVLRLLLGLSAPRDGQMLFDGAPLSLRDRTQMRRFRAAVQPVFQDPYSSLDPRQRIDRIIGEPLRSLGLASGADAQHRIAEALESVGLPADTARRYPHEFSGGQRQRIAIARAVVSRPRVLLADEPVSALDVTTRVQVLELLDRLRRENGLSLVMVSHDLSAIASACDRTVVLQHGRVVEQGATSAVLHAPSDPYTRALVAAVPRLPR; encoded by the coding sequence ATGAGCCTTCTCGAACTGCGGGGCGCCGGCTTCGCCTACGGTTCCCGACGCGTGCTCGACGACGTCTCGCTGCACCTCGACGAAGGGGACTCGCTCGGTCTCGTGGGCGAGTCCGGTGCGGGCAAATCGACGGTCCTCCGGCTGCTGCTCGGGCTGTCGGCGCCCCGCGACGGACAGATGCTGTTCGACGGTGCTCCCCTGTCGCTGCGCGACCGCACGCAGATGCGCCGCTTCCGCGCGGCCGTGCAGCCGGTGTTCCAGGATCCGTACTCGTCGCTCGACCCCCGGCAGCGCATCGACCGCATCATCGGCGAGCCCCTGCGCTCGCTGGGGCTCGCGTCGGGAGCCGACGCGCAGCACCGCATCGCGGAGGCCCTCGAGTCGGTCGGTCTGCCCGCCGACACCGCCCGCCGCTATCCGCACGAGTTCTCGGGCGGTCAGCGTCAGCGCATCGCGATCGCCAGGGCCGTGGTCTCGCGTCCTCGGGTGCTGCTCGCAGACGAGCCCGTCAGCGCCCTCGATGTGACGACGCGGGTGCAGGTGCTGGAGCTGCTCGACCGGCTGCGCCGCGAGAACGGCCTGTCGCTCGTGATGGTCTCGCACGACCTCAGCGCGATCGCCTCGGCCTGCGATCGCACGGTCGTGCTGCAGCACGGTCGGGTGGTCGAGCAGGGCGCGACATCCGCCGTCCTGCATGCCCCGAGCGACCCGTACACCCGGGCGCTGGTGGCGGCGGTCCCCCGCCTGCCGCGCTGA
- a CDS encoding ATP-binding cassette domain-containing protein — protein MSILDVSSLTVRSGSAAPVRDVSFSLAPGERLGLIGESGSGKSLTSLAVTGLLPDALRSSGSVLLDGHQVVGAADAELRGLRGPVVQIVFQEPLTALDPLMRVERQIAEPLRRHLGLRGAELKSAVAAALDEVALPDPRIARAYPHELSGGQRQRVAIAIALAARPQLLIADEPTTALDVTVQDAVLGLLERLVAERGMALLFISHDLAVVSRMVDRIVVLRDGLVVETGTVSQVLQEPSEPYTRMLVDSARALDAFLDQKLDQKLDEREAGA, from the coding sequence ATGAGCATTCTCGACGTCTCCTCCCTCACTGTGAGGTCGGGCTCGGCCGCCCCGGTGCGCGATGTCTCGTTCTCGCTCGCACCGGGCGAGAGGCTGGGGCTGATCGGGGAGTCCGGATCGGGCAAGTCGCTCACCTCGCTCGCCGTCACCGGTCTGCTGCCCGATGCGCTGAGGTCGTCGGGGTCGGTCCTGCTCGACGGGCACCAGGTCGTCGGCGCCGCGGATGCCGAGCTGCGCGGTCTGCGCGGGCCGGTCGTGCAGATCGTGTTCCAGGAGCCGCTCACCGCCCTCGACCCGCTGATGCGCGTGGAACGGCAGATCGCCGAGCCCCTGCGGCGCCACCTCGGCCTGCGCGGAGCGGAGCTGAAGAGCGCCGTCGCCGCCGCGCTCGACGAGGTCGCACTGCCCGACCCCCGTATCGCCCGCGCCTACCCGCACGAGCTCTCGGGCGGTCAACGTCAGCGGGTCGCGATCGCGATCGCCCTCGCCGCCCGGCCTCAGCTGCTCATCGCGGACGAGCCGACCACCGCGCTCGACGTGACGGTGCAGGATGCCGTGCTGGGTCTGCTCGAGCGCCTCGTCGCCGAGCGCGGGATGGCACTGCTGTTCATAAGCCATGACCTCGCCGTCGTGTCGCGGATGGTCGACCGCATCGTCGTGCTGCGCGACGGTCTCGTCGTCGAGACGGGCACGGTCTCGCAGGTGCTGCAGGAGCCGTCCGAGCCGTACACGCGGATGCTGGTCGACAGCGCCCGCGCGCTCGACGCGTTCCTCGACCAGAAGCTCGACCAGAAGCTCGACGAGAGGGAGGCCGGGGCATGA
- a CDS encoding ABC transporter permease produces the protein MTTVAVRRQAQRRRSPLVGYLLRRIGTSLLLLVGVTIVTFALTNLVPGDPVSAALGEGASQNPATREAFIKAQGLDQPLFVQYFIYMGNLLRGDLGRSLVTGRPVTSDLATAVPATIEIAIGAIILSLAVSVVLGTLAAYRRGLVTDQVIRIVTLIGLSVPTFWLALVSFYVFFLELRIAPGSGRISPSITPPPRITGLYTVDYLLNGDGVGFADALAHLALPVMVLSLVTIGLLTRFIRTSVLEVLGSDYVRAARAKGLPAMRVILDYVLRGASLPILTVVGVAFGSLLSGTVLVESVFAWPGLGTYAYNSAANLDLPGIMGVGLVVGVIYLLINFVVDLLYGVLDPRVRIA, from the coding sequence ATGACGACGGTGGCCGTGCGACGGCAGGCACAGCGTCGCAGGTCTCCGCTCGTCGGATACCTGCTGCGCAGGATCGGCACCTCCCTGCTGCTTCTGGTGGGGGTCACGATCGTGACCTTCGCGCTGACGAATCTCGTGCCCGGCGACCCCGTGTCGGCGGCGCTGGGTGAAGGCGCGTCGCAGAACCCGGCGACGCGCGAGGCGTTCATCAAGGCGCAGGGTCTGGATCAGCCGCTCTTCGTGCAGTACTTCATCTACATGGGGAACCTGCTGCGCGGCGACCTCGGGCGATCGCTGGTGACCGGGCGACCGGTCACCAGCGACCTGGCAACGGCCGTGCCGGCGACGATCGAGATCGCGATCGGCGCCATCATCCTCAGCCTCGCCGTCAGCGTGGTGCTCGGCACCCTCGCCGCGTACCGTCGCGGCCTCGTCACCGACCAGGTCATCCGCATCGTCACACTGATCGGACTGAGCGTTCCGACCTTCTGGCTCGCTCTCGTCAGCTTCTACGTGTTCTTCCTCGAACTGCGGATCGCCCCGGGATCCGGGCGCATCTCGCCCTCGATCACCCCTCCGCCCCGTATCACCGGGCTCTACACCGTCGACTACCTGCTCAACGGCGACGGTGTCGGGTTCGCCGACGCGCTCGCCCACCTCGCTCTCCCGGTGATGGTGCTCTCGCTCGTCACGATCGGACTGCTCACCCGCTTCATCCGCACGTCGGTGCTCGAAGTGCTCGGCAGCGACTACGTGCGCGCGGCCAGGGCCAAGGGTCTTCCCGCGATGCGCGTGATCCTCGACTACGTGCTGCGGGGCGCCTCCCTGCCGATCCTCACCGTCGTCGGCGTGGCCTTCGGCTCGCTGCTGTCGGGCACGGTGCTCGTCGAGTCGGTGTTCGCATGGCCGGGCCTGGGCACCTACGCCTACAACTCGGCGGCGAATCTCGACCTCCCCGGCATCATGGGCGTCGGCCTCGTCGTCGGGGTCATCTACCTCCTCATCAACTTCGTCGTCGATCTGCTCTACGGCGTCCTCGACCCGAGAGTGAGGATCGCATGA
- a CDS encoding Lrp/AsnC family transcriptional regulator: MRQSGRSGAPLDDIGYRILETLRDNGRISIAALAETVGISRANAYTRVESLMQDGVITGFSARVDQSKAGLSIGALVFVTVHPQAWASFRESVLEMPDIEWCAITTGEHDAMLLIRAVDVSGVHEFTTGVIAQLPEVRTVVSVVVLDEVIRRSYLLPSDLPERDLATPLGMTRWTPATPGRDTLPPR; this comes from the coding sequence GTGAGGCAATCTGGACGAAGTGGCGCCCCACTGGACGACATCGGATACAGAATCCTCGAGACGCTGCGCGATAACGGTCGCATCTCGATCGCCGCACTGGCCGAGACGGTCGGCATCTCGCGGGCGAACGCCTACACGCGGGTCGAGTCGCTGATGCAGGACGGCGTGATCACGGGCTTCAGCGCGAGGGTCGATCAGTCGAAGGCCGGGCTGTCGATCGGCGCCCTCGTCTTCGTCACGGTGCACCCGCAGGCCTGGGCGTCGTTCCGCGAGAGCGTGCTCGAGATGCCCGACATCGAATGGTGCGCGATCACGACCGGCGAGCACGATGCGATGCTGCTGATCCGGGCCGTCGACGTCAGCGGTGTGCACGAGTTCACGACCGGCGTCATCGCGCAGCTGCCCGAGGTGCGCACGGTGGTCAGCGTCGTCGTGCTCGACGAGGTCATCCGCCGGTCGTACCTGCTGCCGAGCGATCTGCCCGAGCGCGATCTGGCGACGCCCCTGGGCATGACGCGGTGGACGCCGGCGACTCCGGGTCGCGACACGCTTCCCCCGCGCTGA
- a CDS encoding DUF779 domain-containing protein, whose translation MVKTGSYPRVDVTDAAASLVRDLTVQHGPLMFHQSGGCCDGSSPMCFPVGMFLTGPSDVLLGALDVGLDAPVEVFMSESQFEYWKYTHLTIDVVPGRGAGFSVEGPTGMRFLIRSRMLNDAELEYFGLTSSST comes from the coding sequence ATGGTGAAGACAGGCAGCTACCCGCGTGTGGACGTGACGGATGCCGCGGCATCGCTCGTCCGCGACCTGACGGTGCAGCACGGCCCCCTGATGTTCCACCAGTCGGGCGGATGCTGCGACGGCTCGTCGCCCATGTGCTTCCCGGTGGGGATGTTCCTCACCGGGCCGAGTGATGTGCTCCTCGGCGCGCTCGACGTGGGACTCGACGCACCGGTGGAGGTCTTCATGTCGGAGTCCCAGTTCGAGTACTGGAAGTACACGCATCTCACGATCGACGTCGTTCCGGGGCGAGGAGCCGGATTCAGCGTCGAGGGGCCGACGGGGATGCGGTTCCTGATCCGTTCGCGAATGTTGAATGACGCAGAGCTCGAGTACTTCGGGCTCACGTCGTCATCGACCTGA
- a CDS encoding ABC transporter permease — protein sequence MSGVVDQLVTDSVAVRRRPKATLILGLVLTGAIVLVALVSLFWLPYPLADTSGGRLEGPSGLHLLGTDRLGRDLLSQLMWGARIALIVGTCAVAIAAVLGTIIGLLAAFSRPWVDDTLSAGLDVVIAFPVLLLAMLVVAIQGASLWSAVLAIGLAMSAVVARLTRILARRVLQEQYVTAARTSGTGVLGVVFQHVLPNIAPTLAVSLALQFGAAVLAEASLSYLGLGAPPPNASWGRMLQEAQGTVLTAPVGAIAPGIAIIALVLGVNFLADGLRDLADPTRRRSR from the coding sequence ATGAGCGGCGTCGTCGACCAGCTCGTCACCGACTCCGTCGCCGTGCGGAGGCGACCGAAGGCGACTCTGATCCTGGGCCTCGTGCTCACCGGTGCGATCGTGCTCGTCGCCCTGGTGTCGCTGTTCTGGTTGCCCTACCCTCTCGCCGACACCAGCGGCGGCCGCCTCGAGGGGCCCAGCGGTCTGCACCTGCTCGGCACCGACCGGCTGGGTCGCGACCTGCTGTCGCAGCTCATGTGGGGCGCCCGGATCGCGCTCATCGTCGGCACGTGTGCGGTCGCGATCGCCGCCGTGCTCGGCACGATCATCGGTCTTCTCGCCGCGTTCTCCCGCCCGTGGGTCGATGACACCCTCTCGGCCGGGCTCGATGTGGTGATCGCGTTCCCCGTGCTGCTGCTGGCGATGCTGGTCGTCGCGATCCAGGGCGCCTCGCTGTGGTCGGCGGTGCTGGCGATCGGCCTGGCGATGTCCGCCGTGGTGGCGCGCCTCACCCGCATCCTCGCTCGGCGGGTGCTGCAGGAGCAGTACGTCACCGCCGCTCGCACCAGTGGCACCGGCGTGCTCGGGGTCGTGTTTCAGCACGTCCTCCCCAACATCGCCCCGACCCTCGCGGTCAGCCTCGCCCTGCAGTTCGGCGCGGCTGTGCTCGCGGAGGCGAGTTTGTCGTACCTCGGGCTCGGCGCCCCTCCCCCCAACGCCTCGTGGGGGCGGATGCTGCAGGAGGCCCAGGGCACCGTCCTCACCGCGCCGGTCGGAGCCATCGCCCCCGGCATCGCGATCATCGCGCTCGTGCTCGGCGTGAACTTCCTCGCCGACGGTCTGCGCGACCTCGCCGATCCGACCCGCCGGAGGAGCCGATGA